A part of Vibrio sp. B1FLJ16 genomic DNA contains:
- a CDS encoding phage holin family protein has translation MNDSEHTINERQGSATADSSRALNGAKNQEVEQAINGLRAILSQIDDLSTSLRTWSGSTLDLFLLEMKVNVAAARQIVIFSIIFTLLSVLFIFSVCLAAGMVTYYFTAQILLSVGVFIVSLGLALVGLAWWQKRLTYFLGFKNTTDQLQEGWHAFSNQTRPSHADKTHRG, from the coding sequence ATGAATGACTCCGAGCATACCATCAATGAGCGCCAAGGCTCGGCTACTGCAGACAGTAGCCGAGCCCTAAACGGGGCTAAAAATCAGGAAGTTGAACAAGCCATTAATGGGCTACGAGCCATTTTGTCGCAGATTGACGACCTTTCGACGTCACTGCGAACGTGGTCGGGCTCGACGTTGGATTTGTTTCTGCTAGAGATGAAAGTCAACGTAGCGGCTGCGCGTCAAATCGTGATATTCAGTATCATTTTTACGCTGCTGTCGGTGTTGTTTATCTTCAGTGTGTGTTTGGCAGCGGGCATGGTGACGTACTACTTTACCGCTCAAATATTGCTAAGTGTTGGCGTGTTTATTGTTTCGTTGGGGTTGGCGCTAGTTGGTCTGGCGTGGTGGCAGAAGCGACTGACGTACTTCCTTGGTTTCAAAAATACAACCGACCAATTGCAGGAGGGCTGGCATGCGTTCTCTAACCAAACTCGACCGAGCCATGCAGATAAAACGCATCGAGGGTAA
- a CDS encoding PA2169 family four-helix-bundle protein, protein MRNENIASIIELIHSGNDIYKKAIDNIDNTSLNHVLQDLVHVREHAALELKPYAIANPQTADDTPVSYTIKAREVYSDVMKEVSSDKESMYLEQLEGVESKVLKEIENVITAQPEQADNAVLLKVRSDIKSCKEKLSNISLIS, encoded by the coding sequence ATGAGAAATGAAAACATCGCCTCAATCATTGAGCTTATTCACAGCGGTAATGATATTTACAAGAAAGCGATTGATAACATCGACAACACATCGCTAAACCATGTATTGCAGGATCTGGTTCATGTACGAGAACACGCCGCATTAGAGTTGAAGCCTTATGCGATTGCGAATCCTCAAACTGCCGACGACACGCCCGTGTCTTACACCATCAAGGCACGCGAAGTGTACAGTGATGTAATGAAAGAAGTGTCGTCAGACAAAGAATCGATGTACTTGGAACAGCTCGAAGGCGTGGAAAGTAAGGTATTGAAAGAGATCGAAAACGTCATCACCGCGCAGCCAGAGCAAGCAGATAATGCCGTGCTACTCAAAGTGCGCAGTGACATCAAAAGCTGTAAAGAAAAACTCAGCAACATTAGCCTGATCAGCTAA
- a CDS encoding AI-2E family transporter produces the protein MSGKLNLPVNTVIGVSLLVLLLVPALYFAKSVLLPMVISTFVALLFSPLINYFEDKGWPRTITVVITLTLLVSASILGLSAMSEPAKQWWAELPSIIKNVSQEVNEVTKTSSEHMNAPLELASDMNINEVGNNTVFSLLKALATTTPTLLIQAMIVLFMVYFMLNHGRSLFRKSVSRLSGFSKQRQAVELVQALQKDLSRYIGTITLVNAGLGLCLGLVFFVLGLEDPFLWGAFAGVMNFAPYLGPVISMVSFGFVAYLQLDSVSFTLTVVSIYLLLNLIESQLVTPTLLGKRFNLNPLVIFMWLVFWGWLWGGMGLLIGVPLLVCINILADRLAL, from the coding sequence ATGAGTGGAAAATTAAACCTTCCCGTTAATACCGTGATTGGTGTATCTCTGCTGGTTTTATTGCTTGTCCCAGCGCTGTACTTCGCCAAATCAGTGCTGCTACCTATGGTGATTAGCACGTTTGTGGCGCTGCTGTTTAGCCCGCTGATCAATTATTTTGAAGACAAAGGCTGGCCACGCACGATAACGGTGGTGATAACGCTAACGTTGTTGGTGAGTGCTTCAATACTCGGTTTATCGGCGATGTCAGAACCCGCGAAACAATGGTGGGCTGAGTTGCCAAGCATCATCAAAAACGTTTCGCAGGAAGTGAATGAAGTGACCAAAACGTCGTCAGAGCACATGAATGCGCCGCTTGAACTCGCCAGTGACATGAACATTAACGAGGTGGGCAACAACACGGTGTTTTCTCTGCTCAAAGCGCTCGCGACCACCACACCAACGCTGTTAATTCAGGCGATGATTGTGCTGTTTATGGTTTATTTCATGCTTAATCATGGTCGAAGTCTATTTCGTAAATCGGTATCGCGTTTGAGTGGTTTTTCGAAACAACGTCAGGCGGTGGAGTTGGTGCAGGCTTTGCAGAAAGATTTATCGCGCTACATCGGCACCATTACTTTGGTCAATGCGGGTTTAGGGCTTTGTCTTGGGTTGGTGTTTTTTGTCCTCGGCCTTGAAGATCCTTTTCTATGGGGGGCGTTTGCGGGTGTGATGAATTTCGCTCCGTATTTGGGGCCAGTGATTTCGATGGTGAGCTTTGGTTTTGTCGCGTACCTGCAGCTGGATTCGGTCAGTTTTACGCTGACGGTGGTGTCGATATACTTGTTGTTGAATTTGATTGAGAGTCAGTTGGTCACCCCAACCTTGCTGGGTAAGCGTTTTAACCTCAACCCGTTAGTGATCTTTATGTGGCTAGTCTTTTGGGGTTGGTTGTGGGGCGGAATGGGGCTGTTGATTGGCGTGCCGCTATTGGTGTGCATTAACATTTTGGCGGATCGTTTGGCGCTTTGA